The following coding sequences are from one Anolis sagrei isolate rAnoSag1 chromosome 6, rAnoSag1.mat, whole genome shotgun sequence window:
- the NTF4 gene encoding neurotrophin-4: MLILLHAMITPLLSIIRAAPIPNASALANTTDILWAETPVQDWDLFSPRVTLSHHEPEGPPLLFLMEDSNTQPGQAANQTLKSKRSVDSSLRRGEMSVCDSVNVWVTDKRTAVDIRGRTVTVLSEVQTLTGPLKQYFFETKCNPAGGTVGGCRGVDRRHWISECKAKQSYVRALTIDSDKIVAWRWIRIDTSCVCTLLTRMGRT, from the coding sequence ATGCTTATTCTGCTCCATGCCATGATCACCCCACTGCTCTCTATCATCCGTGCTGCCCCCATTCCCAATGCCAGCGCCCTTGCTAACACCACAGACATCCTTTGGGCTGAGACTCCCGTACAGGACTGGGACCTCTTCTCTCCCCGCGTCACTCTTTCCCACCATGAACCTGAAGGACCACCATTGCTTTTCCTCATGGAGGACTCCAACACCCAGCCAGGGCAGGCTGCTAACCAAACGCTCAAGTCCAAACGCTCCGTGGACAGTTCTTTACGCAGGGGGGAGATGTCAGTGTGTGACAGCGTCAACGTCTGGGTGACGGACAAACGCACAGCTGTGGACATCCGTGGAAGAACTGTTACAGTGCTTTCTGAAGTCCAGACACTTACGGGGCCCCTGAAGCAGTACTTCTTTGAGACCAAATGCAATCCAGCTGGGGGCACGGTGGGCGGATGCCGAGGTGTAGACCGTCGCCACTGGATCTCGGAGTGCAAGGCAAAGCAGTCGTATGTGAGGGCTCTCACAATAGATTCCGACAAGATTGTGGCCTGGCGCTGGATCCGTATTGACACCTCATGTGTCTGCACCCTACTCACTCGCATGGGACGGACGTAG